The window GACCTCCACCTGCAGCTCGACGAGATCGTCGAGGCCGCCCGCGAGTTCAGCGACGACGTCGCCGAGCGCCTGCGCGCACTGCACGCGACGCCCGACGGCCGCAGTGCCACCGTCGCCGAGCAGACCAGCCTGCCGGAGTTCCCGAACGGCGAGGTCGACACGACCGAGACCGTCGACCTCATCACCGAGCGGCTGGAGGCGGTCGTCCGCACCATGCGCGACGTGCACGACGACGTCGACGAGGAGGACCCGACCTCTGCGGACCTCCTGCACGCGATCATCGAGCGGCTCGAGCAGTTCGCCTGGATGGTCAGCGCCGAGAACCGCACGCCGAGCCGAGCCTGAGCCCTTCGGGACGGTGGATGCGCTGGGCCGCGGCCGCCGCATCCACCGCCCCGTGTAACGCCGCCGTCACAGCGCGCGGCTAGCATCGACGCATGCCGATCGACGTCCGCGTGGAACCGCCTCGCCAGCCCGAGGTGGAGGATCTGCTCCGTCTCAGCGACGAGTACGCCTTCTCGCTGTACCCGGCCGAGAGCTGCTACCTCCTCGACGTCTCCGAACTGGAGCGCCAGGGGGTCACCGTGTTCGTCGCGCGGGTGGACGGTCGCGCGCTCGGCATCGCGGCGCTGGTCGTCGGCGATGCGTCTGACAGGGCGGCTCCCCGGGCCGAGCTGAAGCGGATGTTCGTGCACGAGGATGCGCGCGGGCGCGGCCTCGCCCGCCTGCTCCTGTCCGCGATCGAGCGCGCGGCGGCCGACGCAGGCGTCGCGGAGCTGCGCTTGGAG is drawn from Leifsonia shinshuensis and contains these coding sequences:
- a CDS encoding DNA starvation/stationary phase protection protein → MRRTAAVGVAPTRREHAEHGFVASAELAQNLQRVHVDLIELHLQGKQAHWNVVGRNFRDLHLQLDEIVEAAREFSDDVAERLRALHATPDGRSATVAEQTSLPEFPNGEVDTTETVDLITERLEAVVRTMRDVHDDVDEEDPTSADLLHAIIERLEQFAWMVSAENRTPSRA
- a CDS encoding GNAT family N-acetyltransferase; its protein translation is MPIDVRVEPPRQPEVEDLLRLSDEYAFSLYPAESCYLLDVSELERQGVTVFVARVDGRALGIAALVVGDASDRAAPRAELKRMFVHEDARGRGLARLLLSAIERAAADAGVAELRLETGPLQHAAIALYERSGYARIPNFGPYVGDPYSVCYAKALPVPAS